Proteins from a genomic interval of Polaribacter sejongensis:
- a CDS encoding sensor histidine kinase, with amino-acid sequence MNSFTLITIIIIYLAVLFYIAFFAEKKRQSKWVNNPYVYTLSLAVYCSAWTYYGSVGIAATSGIHFLPIYLGPVIAAPLWIIVLRKIIRISKQHKISSIADFISLRYGNNRFLGALVTVVCLFGTLPYISLQLKAVSETFEIMSDETSYVSTSIFDDSTFYVALLLAIFAAFFGTQNTDASEKHKGIVATVAFESVLKLVFFFIAGGYITFYLFDGTTDIYDKISKAENFIELTTLSGLEEGFSWFFMIALSFMSIFLLPRQFQVSVLENNREKHLKKAIWLFPLYLLLFNIFVIFIAWAGKLTFGSIENAEYYSLLLPLENGNSFLATLVFLGGFSAVISMVVVSTLALSTMVSNNLIIPYGFLDKFIKNQPERNSKYIKNIRRISIFTIIISAYFFYVLFSKELSLYSIGLISFVIIAQLAPSFFIGLFWNRGSSKAAIIGIIIGVFIASYSLVLPFTLQTITGTADFIQYGLFGITALKPNALFGIDFLSPPAHAFFWSLTFNLMSYLVFSLVSKGNYRERNYAEMFVDSKSFTSLQENAFVWKGEAYVSDIKNVLVRFLGDERATRALKIFFTKYKLPPNTQLGDARLINFSEKLLTGSIGSASAKILIASVVKEEQISLVEVLKILEESKEHIVNNKVLLEKSNELSQLSIQLKDANEELISKDKQKDEFLDTVAHELKTPITGIRAATELLMDEEDDMPKEVKAQFLKNILQDSERLGRLIHNILDFEKLETGRLNLDLEYLDIQKTITKAIGSTTQIATKKGVKIVVKNVHSFKVNYDEDRILQVLTNLISNSIKFCQPETGKIEIDYKLGNAVVEISVSDNGKGIPEEDHEFIFDKFYQSKHQNTRKPQGSGLGLAITKQIVDKHNGKIWAKKGVKNGAIFVFTIPFK; translated from the coding sequence ATGAATAGTTTTACTTTAATAACCATCATTATTATCTACTTAGCAGTGTTGTTTTACATTGCCTTTTTTGCTGAAAAAAAACGACAAAGCAAATGGGTAAATAATCCTTATGTGTATACTTTGTCTCTTGCAGTATATTGCTCTGCTTGGACGTATTACGGGAGCGTAGGTATTGCAGCTACTTCTGGTATTCACTTTTTGCCTATTTATTTAGGTCCTGTAATTGCTGCTCCTTTATGGATTATTGTACTTCGAAAAATTATTAGAATTTCTAAACAACATAAAATATCTTCCATTGCAGATTTTATTTCTTTACGCTACGGAAACAACCGATTTTTAGGAGCTTTGGTAACTGTTGTATGTCTTTTCGGGACATTGCCTTATATTTCTTTACAATTAAAAGCAGTTTCTGAAACCTTTGAAATCATGTCTGATGAAACAAGTTATGTTTCAACTTCTATATTTGATGATTCTACTTTTTACGTTGCTTTGTTATTAGCCATTTTTGCTGCTTTTTTTGGTACTCAAAATACGGATGCATCAGAAAAACACAAAGGTATTGTTGCTACAGTTGCTTTTGAATCGGTTTTAAAATTGGTTTTTTTCTTTATTGCTGGTGGGTATATTACTTTTTACTTGTTTGATGGTACAACGGATATTTATGATAAAATTTCGAAAGCAGAAAATTTTATAGAACTCACTACTTTAAGTGGATTAGAAGAAGGTTTTAGTTGGTTTTTTATGATTGCTTTATCTTTTATGTCCATCTTTTTATTACCACGTCAGTTTCAAGTTTCGGTGCTAGAAAACAATAGAGAAAAACATTTAAAGAAAGCAATTTGGTTATTTCCATTGTATTTATTGTTGTTTAATATCTTCGTTATTTTTATAGCTTGGGCTGGTAAATTAACGTTTGGTTCTATAGAAAATGCAGAGTACTATTCTTTGCTACTTCCGTTAGAAAATGGAAATTCATTTTTAGCTACGCTTGTTTTTTTAGGTGGTTTTTCTGCAGTTATTTCTATGGTGGTAGTTTCTACGTTGGCATTGTCAACCATGGTAAGTAATAACTTAATTATCCCTTATGGGTTTTTAGATAAATTTATAAAAAACCAACCAGAAAGAAATTCTAAATACATTAAAAATATACGACGTATTTCCATTTTTACCATTATTATTTCTGCCTATTTCTTTTATGTATTATTTTCAAAAGAACTTTCCTTATATTCTATAGGGTTAATCTCTTTTGTAATCATTGCTCAATTAGCACCTTCTTTTTTTATTGGCCTATTCTGGAATCGTGGCTCTTCTAAAGCGGCTATTATCGGAATTATAATAGGGGTTTTTATTGCCTCTTATTCCTTGGTCTTACCTTTTACTTTACAAACGATTACAGGTACGGCTGATTTTATACAATATGGTTTATTTGGTATTACTGCTTTAAAACCAAACGCATTATTTGGTATCGATTTTTTAAGTCCGCCAGCACATGCGTTTTTCTGGAGTCTAACATTTAACTTGATGAGTTATTTAGTCTTTTCATTAGTTTCTAAAGGAAATTATAGAGAACGAAATTATGCAGAGATGTTTGTAGACAGTAAGAGTTTTACCTCACTTCAAGAGAATGCTTTTGTATGGAAAGGAGAGGCTTATGTTTCGGATATTAAAAATGTATTGGTTCGTTTTTTAGGTGATGAACGTGCTACTCGTGCACTTAAAATATTTTTCACCAAATATAAATTACCACCAAATACGCAATTGGGAGATGCACGGTTAATTAATTTTTCAGAAAAATTATTAACAGGAAGCATTGGTTCTGCATCCGCAAAAATATTGATTGCAAGTGTCGTAAAAGAAGAACAAATTAGTTTGGTAGAGGTGTTAAAAATTTTAGAAGAATCTAAAGAACATATTGTAAATAATAAGGTTTTACTAGAAAAGTCAAATGAATTATCTCAATTATCAATTCAATTAAAAGACGCGAATGAAGAGTTGATCAGTAAAGACAAGCAAAAAGACGAATTTTTAGACACCGTTGCGCATGAATTGAAAACACCAATTACAGGGATTCGTGCAGCTACAGAATTGTTGATGGATGAAGAGGATGATATGCCGAAAGAAGTGAAAGCACAATTCTTAAAAAATATTTTACAGGATTCTGAAAGGTTAGGACGTTTAATTCATAATATTCTAGATTTTGAGAAACTAGAAACAGGAAGATTAAATTTAGATTTAGAATATCTAGACATTCAAAAAACAATTACCAAAGCAATTGGAAGTACTACTCAAATTGCCACAAAAAAGGGAGTGAAAATAGTGGTGAAGAATGTACATTCTTTTAAAGTGAATTATGATGAAGATAGGATTTTACAAGTATTAACCAATTTAATCTCTAATTCCATTAAGTTTTGTCAACCAGAAACCGGTAAAATTGAAATAGATTATAAATTAGGAAATGCTGTTGTAGAAATCTCTGTATCTGATAATGGTAAAGGAATTCCAGAGGAAGACCATGAGTTTATTTTTGATAAATTTTATCAATCTAAACATCAAAATACTAGAAAACCACAAGGTAGCGGATTGGGGTTGGCAATTACCAAGCAAATTGTTGATAAACATAATGGTAAAATTTGGGCAAAAAAAGGTGTTAAAAACGGAGCAATATTTGTTTTTACCATCCCTTTTAAGTAA
- a CDS encoding response regulator transcription factor — MKKKILIVDDEPNIVMSLEYAFKKQDFEVYIARDGSEALEILKHQTPNIVLLDIMMPNVDGYQTLQHIKNTVSLKDTKVVFLTAKNKASDVEKGLKLGADKYLTKPFSVKKLVSEILELLH; from the coding sequence ATGAAGAAGAAAATTTTAATTGTTGATGACGAGCCAAATATTGTAATGTCATTAGAATACGCTTTTAAAAAACAAGATTTTGAAGTGTATATTGCAAGAGATGGAAGTGAAGCTTTAGAGATATTAAAACATCAAACGCCTAACATTGTTTTGTTAGATATTATGATGCCAAACGTAGATGGATATCAAACTTTACAACATATAAAAAATACGGTTAGTTTAAAAGATACTAAAGTGGTCTTTTTAACGGCAAAAAATAAAGCTTCAGACGTTGAAAAAGGTTTAAAACTTGGAGCAGATAAGTATTTAACAAAACCTTTTTCAGTAAAAAAACTAGTTTCAGAAATATTGGAACTTTTACATTAA
- a CDS encoding acetate--CoA ligase: MKYRKFYQKSILHPEDFWGKQADKLDWYKTPTTILSKDKQNYYQWFEDGELNLSYLCIDKHIKDGFGDQNAIIYDSPVTNTKLHITFHQLHHEVSKLAGGLQQLGLKKGDTCIIYMPMIPQAIYAMLACVRIGVIHSVVFGGFAPHELAIRIDDCKPKAIITASSGVEIEKIIPYKPYVDAAIEKSVNKPEKVIVFDRKLGVEVSVKSYDVDYTDLVEKSASIEPISVASIHPSYILYTSGTTGTPKGIIRDTGGYATALKFSMKYIYGVDKGDVFWAASDVGWVVGHSYIVYAPLLNRNTTVLFEGKPIRTPDASTFWRVISEHKVKVMFTAPTAIRAIKKEDPNGRMIKKYDLSSLKYQFLAGERCDVATLTWTKEHLKVPVIDHWWQTESGWPMVANMVGVALQEVKPGSASFPVCGYDIQILNEEGEEVASSLEGFVAVKLPLPPGTLMNLWGNPERFQMGYLHRFPGYYFSGDGGYKDEDGYVFITGRVDDIINVAGHRLSTAEMEEVLASHKAVAECAVFGVHCEIKGQKPLGLVVLKKGDGYNQIQIQKEIIQDVRHGIGAVASFRDVLIINRLPKTRSGKILRKLLRNIADDLQYNIPSTIDDISIIAEIKSVYQKNHIGIYK, from the coding sequence ATGAAATACCGAAAATTTTATCAAAAAAGTATTCTTCATCCAGAAGATTTCTGGGGCAAACAAGCAGATAAATTAGATTGGTATAAAACACCGACTACTATTTTATCAAAAGACAAACAGAACTATTATCAATGGTTTGAAGATGGAGAACTTAATTTAAGTTACTTGTGTATTGATAAACATATTAAAGATGGTTTTGGAGATCAAAACGCCATTATTTATGACTCACCAGTAACCAATACAAAACTGCATATTACCTTTCATCAATTGCATCACGAAGTATCTAAACTTGCAGGTGGGTTACAACAATTAGGATTAAAAAAAGGAGATACTTGTATTATTTATATGCCTATGATTCCGCAGGCAATCTATGCAATGTTGGCATGTGTTAGAATTGGCGTTATTCATTCGGTTGTATTTGGAGGTTTTGCTCCGCATGAGTTGGCTATCAGAATAGATGATTGTAAGCCAAAAGCAATTATTACTGCTTCTAGTGGAGTAGAAATAGAGAAGATAATTCCGTATAAACCTTATGTAGATGCCGCTATTGAGAAATCAGTAAATAAGCCAGAAAAAGTAATTGTTTTCGATAGAAAATTAGGGGTAGAAGTATCAGTGAAAAGTTACGATGTAGATTATACGGATTTAGTTGAAAAGTCTGCTTCCATAGAACCTATTTCAGTAGCGTCTATACATCCTTCATATATTTTATATACATCAGGAACCACAGGAACTCCAAAAGGAATTATTAGAGATACTGGAGGTTATGCAACTGCTTTAAAATTTTCTATGAAATATATTTATGGAGTAGATAAAGGAGATGTTTTTTGGGCTGCAAGTGATGTTGGTTGGGTGGTAGGACACAGTTATATTGTATATGCCCCATTATTAAACCGAAACACAACGGTGCTTTTTGAAGGAAAACCAATTAGAACGCCAGATGCATCTACTTTTTGGCGCGTAATTAGTGAGCATAAAGTAAAAGTGATGTTTACGGCTCCAACGGCTATTAGAGCAATCAAAAAAGAAGATCCTAATGGAAGGATGATTAAAAAATACGATTTATCGAGTTTGAAATATCAGTTTTTAGCAGGAGAACGTTGTGATGTAGCTACCTTAACTTGGACAAAAGAACATTTAAAAGTTCCGGTTATAGATCATTGGTGGCAAACCGAAAGTGGTTGGCCAATGGTAGCGAATATGGTTGGTGTAGCATTGCAAGAAGTAAAACCAGGATCTGCAAGTTTTCCTGTTTGTGGGTATGATATTCAGATATTAAATGAAGAAGGAGAAGAAGTCGCTTCTAGTTTAGAAGGATTTGTTGCAGTAAAACTGCCTTTGCCTCCAGGCACTTTAATGAATCTTTGGGGCAATCCAGAACGCTTTCAAATGGGATACTTACATCGATTTCCTGGATATTATTTTTCAGGAGATGGCGGCTACAAAGACGAAGATGGATATGTTTTTATTACCGGAAGAGTAGATGATATTATAAACGTTGCCGGACACCGATTGTCTACCGCAGAAATGGAAGAAGTTTTAGCATCTCATAAAGCGGTTGCAGAATGTGCTGTTTTTGGCGTGCATTGTGAAATTAAAGGACAAAAACCTTTGGGATTAGTCGTTTTAAAAAAGGGAGATGGATATAATCAAATACAAATTCAAAAGGAAATTATACAAGATGTGCGTCATGGAATTGGTGCTGTTGCGTCTTTTAGAGATGTATTAATTATAAATAGATTGCCAAAAACGAGAAGTGGGAAAATTCTTCGTAAATTGTTACGCAATATTGCGGATGACTTGCAGTATAATATTCCGTCTACAATTGATGATATCTCGATTATAGCCGAAATAAAAAGCGTTTATCAGAAAAATCACATAGGAATTTATAAATAA